In Edaphobacter bradus, the following are encoded in one genomic region:
- a CDS encoding GTP-binding protein → MAKEKFDRSKPHVNIGTIGHIDHGKTTLTAAITKVLSKHNPKNAF, encoded by the coding sequence ATGGCGAAGGAAAAGTTTGACCGGTCTAAGCCGCACGTGAACATCGGGACGATCGGACACATCGATCACGGCAAGACGACGCTGACGGCGGCGATCACGAAGGTTCTGTCGAAGCACAACCCGAAGAACGCGTTTC